From Streptomyces griseorubiginosus, one genomic window encodes:
- a CDS encoding IS3 family transposase, translating to MPCGEGGKDVAVPKPYPEEFREDVVRVARNRGPGVTVEQVAADFGVHAMTLWKWMRRADIDDGTKPGTSSQESAELREARRQIKLLEQENEVLRRAAAYLSQANLPGKRSTRS from the coding sequence TTGCCCTGTGGGGAGGGCGGGAAGGATGTCGCTGTACCCAAGCCTTATCCGGAAGAGTTCCGCGAGGATGTTGTACGGGTAGCGAGGAACCGCGGTCCGGGCGTGACGGTCGAGCAGGTGGCTGCCGACTTCGGAGTGCACGCGATGACGCTGTGGAAGTGGATGCGCCGGGCGGACATCGACGACGGAACCAAGCCCGGAACGTCCAGCCAGGAAAGTGCGGAACTACGCGAAGCACGTCGGCAGATCAAGCTGTTGGAGCAGGAGAACGAGGTCCTGCGTCGGGCCGCCGCCTACCTGTCGCAGGCGAATCTCCCGGGAAAAAGATCTACCCGCTCGTGA
- a CDS encoding PucR family transcriptional regulator: MACHPSRRLPPDVSDQQGNRQPSDTAGTGRHDPSPLAALDPHGLLVLSHTLFACAEQSEIVRLAMGHVSALGPYHAEAGYLVTSDGLARVPGHDAGAPKADDARMTDLGEADGSVSLPERSWTWAFGLRGAGGLLGYILVSSRSGPDEQGRFLLSTLVGLASAALSLTVTRAAQHDKAGELSQVRTERDTALVQLAAMRSELHLQKTVHETLARVAARGGGEDAITQALYELTGLSALVEDRFGNLRSWAGPDRPDPYPVRSSTHQEGMLRQVAREPGPVRVKDRLIALVRPRGDVLGVLALEDPEATADEHTRFALDHAQRSLAQELMHARELAEVELRLRRQLIDDLLEGTDETSAYARAEAVGHDLQRTHYVVVVHWPGNAPDDSFTRAVEQATAISATRPLITRRGDRMVLLTEARPDDDAVYTALAHELGTPGGAIGVSARCDSLDDIPRCYQEASRALDVRQNSRQRSGTTFFDDLGLYRILGPGNDLRELEDFVREWLGELIDYDAEHDTELVETLSRYFDCGGNYDDAAAALTVHRSTLRYRLQRIREISDRDLADVDTRLNLQVATRVWKIILGGRR; the protein is encoded by the coding sequence ATGGCCTGCCATCCGTCACGGAGGCTGCCCCCTGACGTGTCCGACCAGCAAGGGAACCGCCAACCGAGCGACACCGCGGGCACCGGACGGCACGACCCGAGCCCGCTCGCGGCGCTGGACCCGCACGGGCTGCTGGTGCTGTCCCACACCCTGTTCGCCTGCGCCGAGCAGAGTGAGATCGTGCGGTTGGCCATGGGGCACGTCAGTGCCCTTGGTCCCTACCACGCCGAGGCCGGATATCTCGTGACGAGCGACGGTCTGGCCCGCGTCCCAGGCCACGACGCGGGAGCGCCGAAGGCCGACGACGCACGGATGACGGACCTGGGCGAGGCCGACGGCTCCGTATCCCTTCCGGAACGGTCCTGGACCTGGGCGTTCGGCCTGCGCGGGGCCGGCGGTCTGCTCGGCTACATCCTGGTCTCCTCCCGCTCCGGGCCCGACGAACAGGGGCGCTTCCTCCTCTCGACCCTCGTGGGGCTCGCATCGGCGGCCCTGTCACTGACGGTCACGCGTGCCGCGCAGCACGACAAGGCCGGTGAACTCAGCCAAGTCCGCACCGAACGGGACACCGCGCTCGTGCAGCTGGCTGCCATGCGCTCCGAACTGCACCTGCAGAAGACCGTGCACGAGACCCTCGCCCGTGTCGCTGCCCGGGGCGGCGGCGAGGACGCCATCACCCAGGCGCTGTACGAACTCACCGGGCTGTCGGCGCTCGTCGAGGACCGGTTCGGCAACCTGAGGTCCTGGGCGGGTCCCGACCGCCCCGATCCCTATCCGGTGCGCTCCTCGACCCACCAGGAAGGGATGCTGCGGCAGGTCGCGCGCGAGCCGGGCCCGGTCAGAGTCAAGGACCGGCTGATCGCCCTGGTCCGCCCGCGCGGCGACGTCCTCGGCGTACTCGCCCTCGAGGACCCCGAGGCGACGGCCGACGAGCACACCCGGTTCGCCCTGGATCACGCACAGCGGTCGCTCGCCCAGGAGCTCATGCACGCACGCGAACTCGCCGAGGTCGAACTGCGACTGCGCCGCCAGCTGATCGACGACCTGTTGGAGGGCACTGACGAGACGAGCGCCTACGCCCGGGCCGAAGCCGTCGGCCACGACCTGCAACGCACCCATTACGTGGTCGTGGTGCACTGGCCGGGCAACGCCCCTGACGACTCCTTCACCCGAGCAGTCGAGCAGGCGACAGCCATCTCGGCGACCCGTCCGCTGATCACCCGTCGCGGCGACCGGATGGTCCTGCTGACCGAAGCGAGGCCCGACGACGATGCCGTCTACACGGCGCTGGCCCATGAGCTGGGAACGCCCGGCGGAGCGATCGGGGTGAGCGCCCGCTGCGACTCCCTGGACGACATTCCCCGCTGTTACCAGGAGGCATCGCGGGCCCTGGATGTGCGGCAGAACTCCCGCCAGCGCAGTGGGACGACGTTCTTCGACGACCTCGGGCTGTACCGGATCCTGGGGCCCGGAAACGATCTCCGGGAGCTCGAAGACTTCGTGCGCGAGTGGCTCGGCGAGCTGATCGACTACGACGCGGAGCACGACACCGAGTTGGTGGAGACGCTCTCGCGCTACTTCGACTGCGGAGGCAACTACGACGATGCGGCCGCCGCGCTGACGGTCCACCGCAGCACCCTGCGCTACCGGCTGCAGCGTATCCGTGAGATCAGCGACCGCGACCTGGCGGACGTGGACACCCGGCTCAATCTGCAGGTGGCAACGCGTGTCTGGAAGATCATCCTGGGCGGACGACGCTGA
- the dnaK gene encoding molecular chaperone DnaK → MAKAVGIDLGTTNSVIAVWEGGESSVVPNSEGNRTTPSVVAFTDTGERLVGQLARRQAILNPKGTIYSAKRFIGRHFDEISEEAKAVTYDVVEGDGGAARFKVRDKLYAPEEISAQVLRKLADDASKQLGEKVTEAVITVPAYFNDAQRTATKDAGRIAGLEVLRIINEPTAAALAYGMDKKQHETVLVFDLGGGTFDVSILDVGDGVVEVRSTAGDSHLGGDDFDRRLVDQLADGFQKENGIDLRKDPQALQRLFEAAEKAKTELSSVTQTQVSLPFITADASGPKHLTETIMRSTFEQITGDLVERCLGPVRQAMDDAKVSDNDIDEVILVGGSTRIPAVQTLVRRLTGGKDPNMSVNPDEVVAKGAAIQAGVLKGEVKDVLLLDVTPLSLGVETRGGVMTKIIERNTTIPVRRTETFSTAEDNQPAVDVVVLQGERELAADNRVLGRFQLTDIRPAPRGEPQIEVIFDVDANGILNVTARDKDTGKEQSITISESSNLDGSEVERMIQEAERNRGQDQALREAVDARNELDAIAYQVEKRLGELGDAAPAHEKARAEMLVAEARDAVKNEAGVDKVRPLASELQQVFAGLAAHQAGAAADGPAGTGSPDGAGPGGATPDGAGGDDDVIDAEFDKG, encoded by the coding sequence ATGGCCAAGGCAGTAGGCATCGACCTGGGCACCACGAACTCGGTGATCGCCGTCTGGGAGGGCGGCGAGTCGTCGGTCGTACCCAACAGCGAGGGCAACCGCACGACACCGTCCGTGGTGGCCTTCACCGACACCGGCGAGCGCCTGGTGGGCCAGCTGGCCCGCCGCCAGGCGATCCTCAACCCCAAGGGCACCATCTATTCGGCCAAACGGTTCATCGGCCGGCACTTCGACGAGATCTCCGAAGAGGCCAAGGCCGTCACGTACGACGTGGTCGAGGGAGACGGCGGCGCCGCCCGTTTCAAGGTGCGCGACAAGCTCTACGCTCCCGAGGAGATCAGCGCACAGGTGTTGCGCAAACTCGCCGACGACGCCTCCAAACAGCTGGGCGAGAAGGTCACCGAGGCGGTCATCACGGTGCCCGCCTACTTCAACGACGCCCAGCGCACCGCCACCAAGGACGCCGGACGGATCGCCGGCCTGGAAGTACTGCGGATCATCAACGAGCCGACCGCGGCCGCCCTCGCCTACGGCATGGACAAGAAGCAGCACGAGACGGTGCTCGTCTTCGACCTGGGCGGCGGCACCTTCGACGTCAGCATCCTCGACGTCGGCGACGGCGTGGTGGAGGTACGGTCCACGGCGGGCGACAGCCATCTGGGCGGCGACGACTTCGACCGCCGGCTGGTCGACCAGCTCGCCGACGGGTTCCAGAAGGAGAACGGCATCGACCTGCGCAAGGACCCGCAGGCGCTGCAACGGCTGTTCGAGGCCGCGGAGAAGGCCAAGACCGAGCTCAGCTCGGTGACCCAGACGCAGGTCAGCCTGCCGTTCATCACGGCCGACGCCTCCGGGCCCAAGCATCTGACCGAGACGATCATGCGATCCACGTTCGAACAGATCACCGGCGACCTGGTGGAGCGCTGTCTCGGCCCGGTGCGGCAGGCAATGGACGACGCCAAGGTCAGTGACAACGACATCGACGAGGTCATCCTCGTCGGCGGCTCGACCCGCATCCCCGCCGTCCAGACCCTGGTGCGCAGGCTGACCGGCGGCAAGGACCCCAACATGAGCGTCAACCCCGACGAGGTCGTGGCGAAGGGCGCCGCGATCCAGGCCGGGGTCCTCAAGGGCGAGGTCAAGGATGTCCTGCTGCTCGACGTCACCCCGCTGTCGCTGGGCGTCGAGACACGCGGCGGAGTGATGACGAAGATCATCGAGCGGAACACCACCATCCCGGTGCGCCGCACCGAGACCTTCTCCACCGCCGAGGACAACCAGCCTGCCGTCGACGTCGTCGTCCTGCAGGGCGAGCGTGAGCTGGCTGCCGACAACCGGGTCCTGGGCCGCTTCCAGCTCACCGACATCCGCCCCGCGCCGCGCGGCGAGCCGCAGATCGAGGTCATCTTCGACGTCGACGCCAACGGCATCCTCAACGTCACCGCGCGGGACAAGGACACCGGAAAGGAACAGAGCATCACCATCAGCGAGAGCTCCAACCTCGACGGCAGCGAAGTCGAGCGGATGATCCAGGAGGCCGAACGCAACCGCGGACAGGACCAGGCCCTGCGCGAGGCAGTCGACGCGCGCAACGAACTGGACGCTATCGCCTACCAGGTCGAAAAGCGCCTCGGGGAGCTCGGCGACGCCGCGCCCGCACACGAGAAGGCCCGAGCCGAGATGCTGGTGGCCGAGGCCCGCGACGCGGTCAAGAACGAGGCCGGGGTGGACAAGGTCCGGCCGTTGGCCTCCGAACTCCAGCAGGTCTTCGCGGGCCTCGCGGCCCACCAGGCAGGAGCCGCCGCGGACGGTCCCGCGGGCACCGGCTCGCCGGACGGAGCCGGCCCCGGCGGGGCCACACCGGACGGAGCCGGGGGCGACGACGATGTGATCGACGCCGAGTTCGACAAGGGCTGA
- a CDS encoding general stress protein, with product MNEQARRTIASYTTYQEAERAVDHLSDRGFPVERVAVIGQDVRLVEQVTGRMGPGGAALHGAASGALAGALIGWIFGLLNWLDPVVSGLLLALYGLVFGALVGALLGLVVHAAQRGRRDFASVSYMQPSQYDVVADEAVAEEAVRLLAELPTGTGTSTGSGAWKSGRPRSGPAVT from the coding sequence ATGAACGAGCAGGCCCGCAGGACCATCGCCTCGTACACGACCTACCAGGAGGCGGAACGCGCCGTCGATCACCTTTCCGATCGGGGTTTTCCCGTGGAGAGGGTGGCCGTCATCGGGCAGGACGTGCGCCTGGTCGAGCAGGTGACGGGCCGCATGGGACCTGGCGGGGCCGCGCTGCACGGCGCGGCGAGCGGCGCCCTGGCCGGAGCACTGATCGGGTGGATCTTCGGGCTGCTGAACTGGCTGGACCCGGTCGTGTCGGGACTGCTGCTCGCCCTGTACGGGCTGGTTTTCGGAGCCCTCGTCGGTGCTCTGCTCGGCCTGGTGGTGCACGCGGCCCAGCGTGGCCGCCGGGACTTCGCCTCGGTGAGTTACATGCAGCCCAGCCAGTACGACGTCGTCGCCGACGAAGCGGTCGCCGAGGAGGCGGTGCGGCTGCTGGCCGAACTGCCCACCGGGACCGGCACCAGCACCGGCAGCGGGGCCTGGAAGAGCGGCCGCCCGCGGAGCGGCCCCGCCGTCACCTGA
- a CDS encoding J domain-containing protein: MARDFYEVLGVPRTADRDEIQRAYRTLARRYHPDVNKDPQAEERFKEINEAFSVLSDPEQRARYDRFGEDFRKIPEDWEEQVAAGAGGGSRWSTGGGPRVRYSTSGFGGEGVDVEDLFGSLFGGAGRMRVPGADQEAELPLTVEEAYRGGRRTVTLAGPAGQRRYQVDIPPGTTDGQRIRLAGEGGRGSGDDAPAGDLYLRVRILPHPEFRLDGRDVHVKLPVTPWEAALGATVPVRTPGGATAKVTVPAGSSSGRRLRLRGEGMPSPRGADGDLYAELRIMVPPRLNDRERELLEELAAVSSFDPRRT; this comes from the coding sequence ATGGCACGCGACTTCTACGAGGTGCTCGGCGTTCCGCGCACCGCCGACCGGGACGAGATCCAGCGGGCCTACCGCACCCTGGCCCGCAGGTACCACCCCGACGTCAACAAGGACCCTCAGGCGGAGGAGCGGTTCAAGGAGATCAACGAGGCCTTCAGCGTCCTGTCCGATCCGGAGCAGCGAGCCCGCTACGACCGCTTCGGCGAGGACTTCCGGAAGATCCCGGAGGACTGGGAGGAGCAGGTCGCCGCCGGCGCCGGCGGTGGTTCCCGGTGGAGCACCGGCGGCGGTCCCCGGGTGCGGTACTCCACGTCGGGCTTCGGGGGCGAGGGGGTCGACGTCGAGGATCTGTTCGGCTCGCTGTTCGGCGGTGCCGGACGGATGCGCGTGCCCGGCGCCGACCAGGAGGCCGAACTGCCGCTCACCGTCGAGGAGGCCTATCGGGGCGGCCGCCGTACGGTCACCCTCGCCGGACCGGCCGGGCAGCGGCGCTACCAGGTCGACATACCGCCCGGCACCACCGACGGGCAGCGCATCCGGCTGGCCGGGGAGGGCGGGCGCGGGAGCGGCGACGACGCTCCCGCCGGGGACCTGTACCTGAGGGTGCGGATCCTGCCGCACCCCGAGTTCCGCCTCGACGGCCGGGACGTCCACGTGAAGCTTCCGGTCACCCCGTGGGAGGCCGCGCTGGGCGCGACCGTGCCGGTGCGCACGCCGGGCGGTGCCACGGCGAAGGTGACCGTGCCCGCGGGGTCCTCCAGCGGACGGCGCCTGCGGCTGCGCGGCGAGGGCATGCCGAGCCCGCGCGGCGCTGACGGAGACCTGTACGCGGAGCTGCGGATCATGGTGCCGCCCCGGCTGAACGACCGGGAGCGCGAGCTGCTGGAGGAACTTGCCGCTGTCTCCTCGTTCGACCCCAGGAGGACCTGA
- a CDS encoding chaperone modulator CbpM, whose product MTDRPAKARPPHARTAEAGVQYAIVPVPMLSLETVARRSGLHPDLIRRFVALGLVDAGPDASGRLMFAPTAPAALARVQRLRTGLCLNYASLGLVLDLLDRISLLEAALRRAGMRSDLPPWT is encoded by the coding sequence ATGACCGACCGACCGGCCAAGGCCCGCCCGCCCCACGCACGAACGGCCGAGGCGGGCGTGCAGTACGCGATCGTGCCCGTGCCCATGCTCTCCCTGGAGACCGTGGCCCGCCGCTCAGGCCTCCATCCCGACCTGATCCGCCGGTTCGTCGCCCTCGGACTGGTGGACGCCGGTCCTGACGCCTCCGGACGGCTGATGTTCGCCCCCACGGCCCCGGCCGCCCTGGCCCGCGTTCAGCGGCTGCGTACCGGGCTGTGCCTGAACTACGCGTCCCTCGGTCTGGTGCTCGACCTGCTCGACCGCATCAGCCTGCTCGAAGCCGCGCTGCGGCGTGCAGGCATGAGGAGTGATCTACCACCATGGACATGA
- the grpE gene encoding nucleotide exchange factor GrpE, with the protein MPIPPRSQVPDPPPEGAVQPPRGDLQQPGPRTEEAEPGPDAATGTAAPDDEYAAALREAEDNWRRALADLDNLRKRHARELERVAAAERARTAAAFLPVIDNLELALSHAGAADPGAIVEGVRAVRDQAVNVLERLGYPRHTEKGVQFDPARHEVVGVVQDPDADPNTVVQVLRPGYGEAERQLRPAAVTVAKRE; encoded by the coding sequence ATGCCCATCCCACCCCGGAGCCAAGTGCCCGACCCGCCGCCGGAAGGCGCCGTACAGCCGCCGCGCGGGGACCTCCAGCAGCCTGGACCGCGGACCGAGGAGGCCGAGCCAGGGCCCGACGCCGCAACCGGCACCGCCGCACCCGACGACGAGTACGCGGCAGCGTTGCGCGAGGCCGAGGACAACTGGCGGCGCGCCCTGGCCGACCTCGACAACCTGCGCAAACGCCATGCCAGGGAGCTGGAGCGGGTGGCCGCGGCCGAACGTGCCCGTACGGCTGCGGCCTTCCTGCCCGTCATCGACAACCTGGAACTCGCCCTCAGCCACGCGGGGGCCGCCGACCCCGGTGCGATCGTCGAGGGAGTCCGGGCCGTGCGTGACCAGGCCGTGAACGTCCTGGAGCGGCTGGGCTACCCGCGCCACACAGAGAAAGGTGTGCAGTTCGACCCGGCCCGGCACGAGGTGGTCGGAGTGGTCCAGGATCCCGACGCCGATCCGAACACCGTGGTCCAAGTGCTGCGACCCGGTTACGGGGAGGCCGAGCGGCAGCTGCGGCCTGCCGCCGTGACCGTCGCCAAGCGGGAGTGA